In the genome of Thermococcus sp. 21S7, the window GAGAGGAGATGACTTTGCTTGACCCGCTGGCAAACGCTCTCTCCCACATAACCAACAGCGAGAGGGTCGGAAAGAAGGAGGTCTACCTCAAGCCGGCCTCCAAGCTCATGGGAGAGGTCCTCAGGGTTATGCAGGAGAACGGCTACATCGGTGAGTTCGAGTTCATAGACGACGGAAGGGCAGGCATCTACAGGGTGCAGCTCATAGGAAAGATCAACAAGGCTGGAGCGATAAAGCCGAGGTTCCCGGTTAAGGCCAGGGAGTACGAGGCCTGGGAGAAGAGGTTCCTTCCGGCCTTCGAGTTCGGTATCCTCATCGTCTCGACCTCCCAGGGCGTCATGACCCACAAAGAGGCCATCGAGAAGGGAATCGGCGGAAGGCTGATAGCCTACGTCTACTGAGGTGAGAGAGATGCCGATAGACGCGTGGGTAAGGGAAGAGGTTGAGATTCCAGAGGGAGTCGAGGTCACCGTTGAGGGGAACACCGTCAAGGTCAGGGGCCCGAAGGGCGAGCTCCAGAGGGAGCTCAAGTATCCGGGCGTTCAGATCTTCACAGAGGACGGTAAGGTCGTCGTCTTCAAGGAATTCCCGAGGAAGAGGGACATAGCCATAGCCAGAACCTTCAAGGCCCACATAGCCAACATGATCAAGGGTGTAACCGAAGGCTTCACCTACAAGCTCAAGATTGTCTACAGCCACTTCCCAATGACAGTCAAGGTCCAGGGTGACGAGGTCGTCATCGAGAACTTCCTCGGTGAGAAGAACCCGAGGAGGGCTAAAATCCTCCCGGGAGTCACCGTCAAGGTCATGGGCAGCGATGTCATCGTCGAGGGCATCGACAAGGAGGCCGTTGGCCAGACCGCTGCAAACATCGAGCAGGCGACCAGGATAACCAAGTGGGACAGGCGTGTCTTCCAGGATGGAATTTACATCGTGGAGAAGGCTGGTAAGCCGATAAAGTTCTGAGGTGTGAGAAATGAACGAGAAGGCGAGACTCCTTAAGGTAAGGGCCGGGATCAAGAGGAAGAAGCCCCGCTTCCTTCGCCAGGAGTGGTGGCGCTATCCGAAGTTCAAGAACGACCCGAAGTGGCGCAGGCCGAAGGGGATCGACAGCAAGATGAGGCTCAAGAAGAAGGGCAAGGCCAGGTCACCGAGCATAGGCTGGAGCTCACCGAGGCTCGTTAGGGGACTCCACCCGAGCGGCTACGAGGAAGTCCTCGTCCACAACGTCAAAGAGCTTGAGGCCATAGACCCGACCAGGCAGGCCGCCAGGATAGCCGGAACCGTTGGCGCCAGGAAGAGAGAGCTTATACTCGCCAGGGCGAAGGAGCTCGGTGTGAAGGTTCTTAACGCGAGGTGAGACTCATGCTCAAGATGCAGAGAAGGATTGCCGCTGATTTGTTGAAGTGCGGTGAGAACAGGGTCTGGATCGACCCGGAGAGGATTGATGACGTCGCGGCTGCCATCACCAGGGAGGATATCAGAAGGCTCATCAACGACGGCGTCATCAAAAAGAAGCCCGTCAAGGGCCAGAGCAGGGCTCGCGCCAGGGCCTTCCAGGAGGCCAGGAAGAAGGGCCGCCACAGGGGTCCGGGAAGCAAGAAGGGTAAGAAGACCGCCAGGATGGGCAAGAAGGAGCGCTGGATGATGACCATAAGGGCCCTCAGGAAGGAGCTCAGGAAGCTCAAGGCCGAGGGCAAGCTCGACGAGCACGCCTACAGGAAGCTCTACATCCGCGCCAAGGGCGGCCAGTTCAAGAACAAGAGGCAGCTCTACATGTTCATGCAGGAGCACGACATACTGAAGGAGTGAGGTGAGAGAGATGGCACGCGGACCGAGATATAGGGTTCCGTTCAGGAGAAGGAGAGAGGGTAAGACTAACTATCACAAGAGGCTCGCCCTCCTCAAGTCTGGGAAGCCCAGGCTTGTCGTGAGGAAGACCCTCAACCACCATGTGGCTCAGATCGTCGTCTACGACCCGAAGGGAGACAGGACTGTGGTTTCAGCCCACACGAAGGAACTCATGAGGGACTTCGGCTGGAAGGGACACGGCGGCAACACGCCTTCGGCCTACCTGCTCGGTCTCCTCATAGGCTACAAGGCCAAGAAGGCAGGCGTTGAAGAGGCCATCCTCGACATAGGCCTCCACCCGCCGACCAGGGGTTCGAGCATCTTCGCCGTCCTCAAGGGAGCCGTTGATGCGGGCCTGGACGTCCCGCACAGCGAGGAGATTTATCCAGAGGACTACAGGATAAACGGCGAGCACATAGCCAACTACGCCAAGACCCTCAAGGAAGAGGACGAGGAGCGCTATAAGAAGCAGTTCTCGGGATACCTCGTCAAGGGTCTCGCTCCGGAGAAGCTCCCCGAGCACTTTGAGGAGGTCAAGGCGAGGATAATCGAGAAGTTTGAGGAGGCGAGAGAATGAGCGACCCGAGGGAGATCGCCCAGAGGGTTTTGGAGGAGTGGGAGCCGAGGACCAAGCTCGGCCAGCTCGTCAAGGAAGGTCAGATAACTGACATTCACGAGATATTCCGCAAGGGATACCAGATTAAGGAGCCGGAGATAGTGGACGTCCTCCTTCCGGAGGTCAACATGAGGGAGAACCAGGAGGTTCTCGACATAGCCCTCACCGTCAGGATGACCGACAGCGGCAGGAGGATCAGGTTTAGAGTCCTCGCCGCCGTCGGCAACAGGGACGGCTACGTCGGCCTCGGAATCGGCCACGGAAAGGAGGTTGGAATAGCCATCAGGAAGGCCATCAACTACGCCAAGATGAACATCATCGAGATCAAGCGCGGCTGTGGTTCCTGGGAGTGCAGGTGCAGAAGGCCGCACTCGATTCCGTTCGCCGTCGAGGGCAAAGAGGGAAGCGTCCGCGTCAAGCTCATGCCGGGACCGCGTGGCCTCGGCCTCGTCATAGGTGACGTCGGCAAGAAGATACTCAGCCTCGCCGGCGTTCAGGACGTCTGGTCACAGAGCCTGGGTGAGACGAGGACCACCGTCAACTTCGCCAAGGCGGTCTTCAACGCGCTCTACAACACCAACCGCGTTGCAATCCAGCCGGGCATGGAGGAGAAGTACGGTATCATCGTCGGAAGGGAGATGCCGGCGAACTTTGAGCTGGAGTGAGGTGAGAGAGGATGGCAAAGCTCGCACTCATCAGGCTTAGGAGCGGGATAAGGGCGAGGGGAGAGGTTAGGGACACCCTCGCCATGCTCCGCCTCCACAGGATCAACCACCTCGTCCTCGTCGACGACAACCCGAGCTATAAGGGAATGGTTCAGAAGGTCAAGGACTACATCACCTGGGGCGAAATCGACAAGGAGACCCTTGCCAAGCTCCTCAGGAAGAGGGGCAGGCTCATCGGCAACAGGCCGATAACCGACGAGTACGTCAAGGAGAAGCTCGGCATGACCATCGAGGAGTTCGCGGAGAAGGTCGTCGCCGGCGAGATGAAGCTCACGGACCTGCCGAACATCAAGCCGGTCTTTAGGCTCCACCCGCCGAGGGGTGGCCTCAAGGGCAGCAAGAAGCGCAGCTTTAAGGAAGGCGGAGCCCTCGGCTACCGCGGCGAGAGGATAAACGACCTCATTGAGAGAATGCTCTGAGGTGGCGAGAGATGATAAGGAGGAAGAAGAAGGTTAGGAAGCTCCGCGGAAGTCACACTCACGGATGGGGCTGCAAGAAGAAGCACCGCGGCGGCGGTAGCAAGGGCGGTAAGGGAATGGCCGGAACCGGAAAGAGGAAGAACACCAAGTGGACCTGGGTCATCAAGTACGCCCCGGACCACCTCGGCAAGCGCGGCTTCCACAGGCCCAAGGCCGTCCAGTATACCCCTAAGACCATAAACCTCAGCGACATAGACGAGAACCTCACCCTCTTCCTTGACATGGGCGTTGCCTACGAGGAGGAGGGGAAGGTGGTCGTTGACGTCACCCAGCTCGGCGTCGACAAGGTTCTCGGAACCGGAAAGCTCACCAGGCCCCTCACCATCAAGGCCTACTACGTTACCCCGAAGGCCGAGGAGAAGATAAAGGCCGCTGGCGGCGAGGTTATCCTCGCCTGATTCCCCATTTAATTTAACTTTTGGCGGGTGTTAATCATGGGGTTCAGGAACGTAGTGTTCGCAATTGAAAGGTACTTCCCAGAGGTCGAGCGGCCCAAGAGACACGTGCCGCTCAAGGAGAAGTTCATGTGGACGGGAATCGTTCTGCTGCTGTACTTCGTCCTTGCGGAGATTCCTCTCTATGGAATCCCCTCGCAGATTCAGGACTACTTCGCCACGCTCAGGTTCGTCCTTGCCGGAAGGAGCGGTTCTCTTCTGACGCTTGGTATTGGGCCAATCGTCACCGCGAGCATCATTATGCAGCTTCTTGTCGGTTCTGAGATAGTTCACCTTGATCTCTCCAATCATGAGGATAGAAGGTTTTACCAGGCCGCTCAGAAGCTGTTCGCAGTATTCATGAGCTTCTTCGAGGCAGCTATCTACGTCTTCGCTGGCGCATTCGGTAGGGTAGACACCAGCCTCGGCGCCTTCCAGACCGTCACGACACCCGCCGGTGAGGCGTACATTGGAATTGGTCTGGCGATACTCATCATACTCCAGCTTGGGTTAGCCTCCGTGATGCTCATCCTCCTCGATGAGCTGGTCAGCAAGTGGGGAATCGGAAGCGGTATCAGCCTCTTCATCGCCGCGGGTGTTTCCCAGACCGTCATCACTAAGGCGTTGAATCCCGCAACGACTCCTGACTACATCGACCCGGTTACAGGGGGGCCTGCCATCATAGGCGCTATTCCAGCGTTCATACAGCATTTATTCTACGGTGACTTAACCGGAGCCCTCTACAGGGGAACACTGCCCGACATGATGGATTTAATGGCGACGATAATCGTCTTCCTCGTGGTCGTCTACCTTGAGAGCATGCGCGTGGAGATACCGCTCAGCTACGGCCGCGTCACAGTCCGCGGAAGGTATCCGATAAGGTTCATGTACGTCAGCAATATACCGATCATCCTAACCTTTGCCCTTTACTCAAACATCCAGCTGTGGGCCAGGCTCCTCAACAACTTCGGCTACACCTTCCTTGGAACCTTCGACGAAAACGGGTATCCACTGACCGGATTCGTCACCTACCTCTACCCGCCGAGGGACATCTATCACGTCGTAGCCGACCCGGGCAGGGCCCTAGTCTATGCTCTGATGACCATCTTCTGGGCGATACTCTTCGGATTCCTCTGGGTCGAGCTTACGGGCCTCGACGCCAGAAGCATCGCCAGACAGCTCCAGAGCGCTGGTCTGCAGATTCCGGGATTCAGGCGTGATCCGAGGATACTGGAGAGGGTGCTCAACAGGTACATTCCCTACGTTACCTTCTGGGGTTCGTTCACCCTGGCGATAGTCGCAGTGCTGGCGGACTTCCTTGGGGCCCTGGGTACCGGAACCGGAATC includes:
- a CDS encoding 50S ribosomal protein L32e, whose translation is MNEKARLLKVRAGIKRKKPRFLRQEWWRYPKFKNDPKWRRPKGIDSKMRLKKKGKARSPSIGWSSPRLVRGLHPSGYEEVLVHNVKELEAIDPTRQAARIAGTVGARKRELILARAKELGVKVLNAR
- a CDS encoding uL15 family ribosomal protein translates to MIRRKKKVRKLRGSHTHGWGCKKKHRGGGSKGGKGMAGTGKRKNTKWTWVIKYAPDHLGKRGFHRPKAVQYTPKTINLSDIDENLTLFLDMGVAYEEEGKVVVDVTQLGVDKVLGTGKLTRPLTIKAYYVTPKAEEKIKAAGGEVILA
- a CDS encoding 50S ribosomal protein L18; translated protein: MARGPRYRVPFRRRREGKTNYHKRLALLKSGKPRLVVRKTLNHHVAQIVVYDPKGDRTVVSAHTKELMRDFGWKGHGGNTPSAYLLGLLIGYKAKKAGVEEAILDIGLHPPTRGSSIFAVLKGAVDAGLDVPHSEEIYPEDYRINGEHIANYAKTLKEEDEERYKKQFSGYLVKGLAPEKLPEHFEEVKARIIEKFEEARE
- a CDS encoding 50S ribosomal protein L19e, with product MLKMQRRIAADLLKCGENRVWIDPERIDDVAAAITREDIRRLINDGVIKKKPVKGQSRARARAFQEARKKGRHRGPGSKKGKKTARMGKKERWMMTIRALRKELRKLKAEGKLDEHAYRKLYIRAKGGQFKNKRQLYMFMQEHDILKE
- the secY gene encoding preprotein translocase subunit SecY, whose amino-acid sequence is MGFRNVVFAIERYFPEVERPKRHVPLKEKFMWTGIVLLLYFVLAEIPLYGIPSQIQDYFATLRFVLAGRSGSLLTLGIGPIVTASIIMQLLVGSEIVHLDLSNHEDRRFYQAAQKLFAVFMSFFEAAIYVFAGAFGRVDTSLGAFQTVTTPAGEAYIGIGLAILIILQLGLASVMLILLDELVSKWGIGSGISLFIAAGVSQTVITKALNPATTPDYIDPVTGGPAIIGAIPAFIQHLFYGDLTGALYRGTLPDMMDLMATIIVFLVVVYLESMRVEIPLSYGRVTVRGRYPIRFMYVSNIPIILTFALYSNIQLWARLLNNFGYTFLGTFDENGYPLTGFVTYLYPPRDIYHVVADPGRALVYALMTIFWAILFGFLWVELTGLDARSIARQLQSAGLQIPGFRRDPRILERVLNRYIPYVTFWGSFTLAIVAVLADFLGALGTGTGILLTVGILYRFYEEVAREQATEMFPALRKFFAK
- a CDS encoding 30S ribosomal protein S8; the protein is MTLLDPLANALSHITNSERVGKKEVYLKPASKLMGEVLRVMQENGYIGEFEFIDDGRAGIYRVQLIGKINKAGAIKPRFPVKAREYEAWEKRFLPAFEFGILIVSTSQGVMTHKEAIEKGIGGRLIAYVY
- a CDS encoding 50S ribosomal protein L6; amino-acid sequence: MPIDAWVREEVEIPEGVEVTVEGNTVKVRGPKGELQRELKYPGVQIFTEDGKVVVFKEFPRKRDIAIARTFKAHIANMIKGVTEGFTYKLKIVYSHFPMTVKVQGDEVVIENFLGEKNPRRAKILPGVTVKVMGSDVIVEGIDKEAVGQTAANIEQATRITKWDRRVFQDGIYIVEKAGKPIKF
- the rpsE gene encoding 30S ribosomal protein S5, with product MSDPREIAQRVLEEWEPRTKLGQLVKEGQITDIHEIFRKGYQIKEPEIVDVLLPEVNMRENQEVLDIALTVRMTDSGRRIRFRVLAAVGNRDGYVGLGIGHGKEVGIAIRKAINYAKMNIIEIKRGCGSWECRCRRPHSIPFAVEGKEGSVRVKLMPGPRGLGLVIGDVGKKILSLAGVQDVWSQSLGETRTTVNFAKAVFNALYNTNRVAIQPGMEEKYGIIVGREMPANFELE
- a CDS encoding 50S ribosomal protein L30; this translates as MAKLALIRLRSGIRARGEVRDTLAMLRLHRINHLVLVDDNPSYKGMVQKVKDYITWGEIDKETLAKLLRKRGRLIGNRPITDEYVKEKLGMTIEEFAEKVVAGEMKLTDLPNIKPVFRLHPPRGGLKGSKKRSFKEGGALGYRGERINDLIERML